In the Platichthys flesus chromosome 14, fPlaFle2.1, whole genome shotgun sequence genome, TTGTGGTACAGTAAATGGCCAGAGGCTGCACAAAAATATCTATTAATGTAGGCAGGTAGAATAATGAAGGCTAGAGGAACAACGGGATTATCAGAGACGCAAGCAGGATGACTTTCACTGTAGGAGGCAGCAAACACTGGGTGCTTGGAGACAGGCTGCAGTTGCTTAGCAAAGAGACGGAGCGTGTGCATTCAAGGAGCAGAAAAGGGCGGTAACTGTAGATGAGGAAAGCAGAGAAATACTGAgcaggggaagaggagggaacagTATGAAGGATGAAATAAAACCGGTAGATAAAATTAGCTGACCGCCCTGTGTTTTGAACAGGTTGATGCtgacgggaaaaaaaaaagagagaggaggaaggagtgggAGGGGGAGCTGTACCATCACAGCTGAATGTATaatcagcagctgctgcttctgtcaTGTGAGCAATagtagagggagggagacataGACTGGAGGCACCTTGTTCAGTCAGCGTAATATTCTGGTTGAAGATGGATTGAACCATGGCGATATAACAGCAGAAGGAAGGGCGAGCTTCTGCTCCTGCCACCTCACCCAGGACTGACTGGCACAGGCAGGTCGTAACGTGGCAACCCCTGTTACATCTTTGCTTcttcatctctctgctgctgctgcagctctggtgTATTTTTAGCATGTCAAGCACAGGCATTGCTATGGCTGGTAAacgctctcttctctccaaaTCTGTCATGTCTTTTGTATTGAGTGCATTTTGCTCTGTTGGCATCTTTTTCTCATCCACCCTCTTTCCCTTGATTTCTTAATGCTCTTGTTTTCACATGCTGTATCGGTAGCCTTTTTCTTGGGATTCTACTAATCTGGTAAGCGCACAGCAGACTGAGCTGCCACTTCACGTTGACACGTCATGCCTTGCCATCTCATTTTCCATATGTGATGCATGACAGCAACGTCATTATAGGATGTAGTCTTCAGGTTTTGCATTATTGCTTTTTAGTTTACCTGGATTATTGTTAAATGGTCATCTCTGTGTTGCTGAATCAAATGTGCACTCAGAAATGGCCGATGTGCCGTGCCTGCAGTACCTGTTAGATTGAGGACTCGAGCTGGCATCCAGCTGGCAACTCAGTAAAACCTCGCCGCCTTTATCCTCCATGCCATATTTCATTAGTGTGATAAATGCCAGTGACCTCTGAACTCTCCTGTACACTCATGCTTACAAAGGGAGGAACAGCGACTGGTACAGATTGCTGGTGTACACATAGTTTTATGTAAGATCGTAATTGGACACCAGCTTGTAGTAGGTTCAAAGTCCTCATACCTTTACACGGCCCATGCTTTATTTCAGGCACAATATGTTTTGGTTAAAGTAGATTAATGTTATGTGTCTTACAAACACATCTGTTATGTGTCGGAAGAATTTTACCTCATCTAAATTGTGTAGAGTTGTTTTTATTACTTCATATTGAAAATCACCATTGTTGCCTTGCAACAGATTATTTTTTGGAGATCCATTGTAGCAATATGAGAGAGACTGCTGTACCCTAAACATCTTGTATGAAGCACCATCTTAAGTCTTTGCTTTGGTTATATAGTGTGCTGTCATCTGCCATGCAGCCGTGAACATTACCAAACGAACACTAAAAAAGGAGCAGATGAAGTCCACTGACACCCCTGAACCGCTAACGcctccacacactcatactgcaacacacactgcccacacacatgcatccagTAACATTTGTAATATCTTGCCTGACTTCTCTTTAAAGATCTAGTAGCACaatgttgaattttaaacgCACTTGCAAATGCAGTTTGTACTATATCTGTTCTAACACTGCTTTGTTGCTCTGTCTTTAGGCCTACTCCCAGGATGCCTACATCCGCGGCCAAAGCAACTACAGTGGAAATGCCTGTCACATTCCTGACCCACCCCCAGTATGCTACCCCAGAGTAGACTGTAAGCCTACGGGCATGGCCCAGGCGACAGACACAGTGGGGCAGGTCTGCAGAGGGCCAACAGCACCTCCTGACCATGGATACCGAAAGGAGATCACCGTgcccccatctcctcctcctccccaatCTTATCCAAAAAGCCAGATGGCAGTTTGCATGCGCAACGACAGTGTGAGGACTGTGGTGGTTCCTCCTGATGCAGCCCACATGGTGCGCAAAGGTCCAGCTCACAGGATGGATTTCATGGATCCTGTCTTTGCCAGAGGGAGGCCTGGGTCACTGGCTCAGTATCCTCAACACCGAAAGGCTGATGTCTATCCCAGTGGTCCAGGAATGGTTCCATATGGAGGTCAGGTACCTCACTACCCAGGCAACCATCAAAACATTGATTGGCGCACTTACCAGACATACAGGGAGTACATTGACAACAAAGGAATCCATTCCCATGGTAGCCGGACTATCCAGGAGAGGCTTGACAGTTTGCGAACTGCCAATCAGACCAGCTTTGGTGCTACTCATCACATTCCCCGAGGAGACTGGGGCCCTAAGGGGATACGACGTAGGAGTACCTCCCATGAACGGTCATACCAAGGACCTCCACCCCACTTTCAGATAGCCCCGCGCAGTGCCTCGCAGGACCGCGTTAGTAGTGCAGAAAGGATGGGCCATGCCAGGAACTGGCCCCCTCGAAGCGTATCCCAAGATGGGCTTGTGCACAAAGCTCGGGCACACTCCACAGACTATGTTGACCCTGCAGAGCTGGTTCGACtcaatgagaggagaggagggtatGTAAGGGCAGAACAAGGTATGAGGCCCAGTAGGCAGTCTATCCCTAGACAAGCCATGCTCCACAGGCCTTCTGTTGGATACAGTGGTGGCATGAGGGGGGCACCCAACCCTGTTCTCTACTCTAAAGGGCCAGACTCTCTTCAGGCCCGCTCCTCACCCATGCTCTCAGACAGACCCTCACATTTCGGAAAGAGCACAAGTGCTGAACATTCTTTTGCTGAGCAAAGAGTTCCAGTCAAAGGAAACCATTCAGGCCGCACTACTAAAGGGCCGAGCAGGACACGGGGTGAAAGCATGCAGCCTGTTGAggcaggcagagacgcaacatTGGTAGGACGCAGGTCTTCTTCTACCCCAAAACAGATGCCTCAGAGGCCTAGCATCCTCAAACCTCCCCACCTAGAACCCCAGAGTCAAGTGAACGGACGAAGCCCAACAGCGTCCGAAGTGGTTCTGAGGGAGAAGCCCCCCCCTGGAAAGAACCCCAGTCCTCTTCGACACCCTTCCTACATTCTGGCTGTTAACGATGACGGAGCAGATCCCACAGCAGATGTGGCGGCATGCTGGCTTCCCAACGATGCACGTAGAGAAATACACATACGCCGCCTTGGGGAACAATGTCACACCTCCTGTTCTAGCAACCTGGATGAGTCTCTGGACTCCATTCCATTCATCGGTAAGAGAATTGTCAGTTGTAAGCCTTGACAGCCCACGTTGTCATGGCGACTACCACAGGCAGTAGTAACATGAGGACGGCTGGCAGAGCAGATACTGTAGCTAATTAAAGGGCTTTAACCATTGATGCTAATAGAAATCAGTTTAAAATAGAACGATGAGAGACTGAGTGTGGAGCCTGTAGACCTTTGTCGTTGAATTGATAATCTGATTTAGCATATCATTGTTCTGTCTATGTAGAGCTGTGGAGATGCTCACACATTCATTAATCTTTTGCAGGATATTTGGCTGAAGTGGGTTGGAGAGGATGGCTTAAGCCTTTTGGAATAATTTAATTTCTCTTCCCCATACTTTGTTTTCTTGTATGTTTTATCCTTTGGTTGCATTAAGATTCAGCAGTCCTGTAAGATTAAACCGTTCTCAACAACAACTGTTTTACCAATTACATGTGTTAACATGTGTTTCAAAGTAAGCATTAACTTTTGGACTTCGGGAGGGTTTCAGAAAGTTTCAGTATCAGGTCTTGTAAGTGTCAACAGACACATTTCTTACTGTGGTTGAAATTTTTAATGAGTATTTAGTCTTGTTTTAGAGAATCTGTTGTAATCAGATCAGCAGtgagaagaaaatattttaaatttataGGTACTCGGTGTGTTTACTGGTGTGCTTTGATGAGAACATTGCTAAAGTAACATTGCTTTGACTGTCAAGCAAAGGAGGCTTTTAGATTTCTTAAAGCTTCTTTAAAATCTTCTGTTTCTTTCGCTCTCCATTTCCATCTCCTCATATATGTATCGGGTACGTTTAGGTGTCTGTCAGTCATAAAACTAAGGCTCTATAAAAATGGATAATCATGTTGTTTTGGTTAGTGttagccaaatccaatacaattgatgCAAATGGGTACtccttcttcaaatgtaaaaaaacccTGCCTCCATTATGCTCCCGGTGTGGTCATCCAAGTGTTCATTAGCCCCGGAATTCATCTGAGATACCCACGAGTTCCGAGATACTTGTGAGTTTTCATTTTAGCTGTAGTAACTGCAGTAATCATAGTTTCTATAAGACAACACCACAATGGGAATATAAATCATATAAAGATGCCAACACACATAAATTTGTGATCAAGCTGGTGGTCTTACATTTTGAACCATGGCACGTTTCAAATTGAGTTTTTCAAGTATCAGTGAGGTGACCGacagtgtttccactgtttgttAGCGGTCTGTGTAATGTTGCTGTGTAGAAGACAGTCCAGGTGCAGACAAAGCAGGCAGTGACAGTGgcagctacacaacacaaccattCTGGGACTGGTGCCCTGGCTCAGGAGAACAGTGCCCTGATTGAGCAGTTTGCTGGACCTCCATCAATGACCTGTTTGAAAGGCCACTGCTGTGAGAGTCGAGTGAGGTCATTTGGTCATACAAAccaaattataattttatttagCTAATCTACAAACATTGTTTATCTTGCATCTTAGTTAGATGGCAATGATTTATATGTTTCACTCTGCACCTTGAATTTGGCCTTTCATTAGTTAGAGCAGACTTTTATAGCTATTCAAACTCATTGCAGCTCTGTTTTGTGAAACCATATATAAGGTCTTGAGGAGaatattaaatgttataaaGTCAGATGATCATATCTGACTgtagatattttatttatcttttttttccatttatgcAGAAgttcacttcatgtttttgaGTACAGATCCCTTTGAGTGTGATACTGACCTTGGATGTATAAAGACTCCATTCAAAGAGCATATTATATTTTGGTGAGAATAGATAACGATAGAAGATATTGCAAATAAGTAATGTTTAGTAACAGTTGCAAAGCAGAACTTAGTATCATCAGGCCTTTTAGGGATATGGTGACATCCTTTTACTTGCCCTGTTTCAAAGTTGGGTACAGACTGCAACTAGGACAGTTACTTTTAAATTTAGCTCCACAAGCCCCTTGGCTGCAGAGAGCAGCTTTGTACTCTCAGTTCTTTCAGAATTGGAAGTGCCAGGAGTGGGCGATACTCAAGAGTGAAGAACTTCCTTCtctctaaaaaaataaatcatgtcagAAGAAGATCCGAACCCATTCTGAGCTGTATTTTTCCATGGGAGTCAcagaaatgcagtttttaaaagtCTCCCATTGTCGATAGATGAGGAAGTCTAAAAAACAGCATACCCAAAAGGCACCTTACGTAAATGTGATCTAAGCCGTTTTGAGACATGACTTCTGGATGAAGACTGGAGATTTGGGTCCAGACTTTGGCTGAAATTTGTAGAGAGTTTAGGTGAGGGGCGGCGCAGCATCCAGAGGCTATaacgtataaactctgctgcggagatcacgtTTTAATTTATAACATAGGTGTAGGCGTCGGCTCTAATCACAAAAAGccctttttcattctttttcatACATCGAAGTGATTCCTTACCAGGGATTATTATACCCAGGAACTGGCTGTTGAATGGTTTCAGAATATCtagaggctctcactcagacatttgcgttcacacatatagcccctctggagaatgttcAGGAGATCACTGGAGTTCAGTTCACGTCGGAAAGCAGCTATAGTTACAGTTACATCTTTGACAAAAGCTGGAGAGAATCTCTGTGCTCACactgaatgttttcttttcatcagaTGAGCCAGTCAGCCCCAGTGTCGATCGAGAGGCCACTCCGATCCCACCCTCCGCTGTGATATCTGTTGCACAGTCCATGACTACAGGTCCCTCCAGTCCAGGCTCGCCTTGTCTTACCATTCGACGTCAACTATCACATGACCAAGGTGAAAATAAGTGTTGGTTTGGCTTTGTGAAAGCGATGTGAGTAAAGGTTTGGcatagagaaaacaaaggatAAATCACAgaaagttgtaaaaaaaaaaaagtacctAAACAAGTTAACACAAAGTCATATCGGATTGATGAATTAATCAGCTAATAATTTTAACTGTAGCTTACATCACTAATGAaattttgaaatgtatttattgggGCTTAGCCACCTTCACAAGCTCAGTAAATGCAGGTGAATCATCTTAACTCATCATTTGGTGTTCTTGAAATATTGTTCTAAAACTTTCCTGTAGACCATATGTCATGGTGACCTCCATTTACACTCATAACTTGGgttatacattttattgatatatttttttcccttgcTTTACAGAGTCCCTGAGAAGTGCTTTAGAGGAATCTGACACAGCCAGTAAAACGGAGCGATCCAAATCCTACGATGAGGGTCTTGATAACTACCAAGAGGAGGGTAGAGGGTGAGTGCATACCACTATTAAATCACTGCTCCCTCCCTCGTTTTATTTGCCTTTGAATCTTTCTGGCCATGTCTCTGACTTGAAATAACTTGTCTCTTTTGTTCTTCCACATCTTAAGGAGATCTTCCAGTAAGCACATGCCCAGTTTCAAGGGCTTGAGAAAGGTGAGACTCTAACAGATTATACACAACATGCCAACTTTTATTATTCAGTTATTGAGTTTTGTATTCATGTATATttagctgtttttgttttattttttggtaaTCAATGATGGTGATTCTATTTTACATGGCATTGAAATGTATCTAGGTTGACTAAATAACAATCTCTTCACGAGTGCAAATGTCATTGAAATGCGATTTCTGCAACAGCCTCAGTAAATATGGAAGCCTTCATAATTTACAAACaatctgaatttaatttaaCCTTTCTCATTTACCTTCACTCCTTGGGAAGCTTTCTGAAGCACAAATATAAATAGATACTGTGATGTCTTGATGCCCATGTAACCATGACATCACTAGGTGACACTCGGCTTTGTTTCTCCTCCACCCCACTTTCCGTAGCACTTTCTTATGGCAGCTAATGAgatgtattcatatttacaggCTCTGGATGGACATAAATCATCTGGGGATTCAGGATCTCGAAGGGATTCCTCATCAGATATCTTTGCTGATTCCTCCAAAGAAGGGCTGCTTAATTTAAGGCAGTTTAGTACTGATAAAAACAAGGTACGCATTTACAGTCACACCTTCATTTAGCAGCCACGCATATCACTACTCTTTTGATGTGTAAGTATTTATATTCCCCCGTCTCTTGTCTCTGTAGCGTGTCAGCGGAGGAATGAGATCATGGAAGCAGATGTATGGTGTGCTACAAGGTCACAACTTGACCCTCTACAAAGACAGGAAAGATGCACTCTCTCATGTGTCAACACAATCTGAAGAGGACCCGCTACGAATCAGCATCAAGGCCTGTCTGATTGACATCTCCTATAGCGATACGAGACGTAAGAACGTGCTGCGACTAACCACCTCAGACTGCGAGTACTTGTTCCAGGCTGAAGGGAGGGACGCTATGCTGTCGTGGATCAGAGTCATTCAGGAAAATAGCAACCCGGATGAAGAGGTGAGTTCTATTTGGACTAATTTTGAGTGCCGTTCAGCCACAAAAAGATGGGCACACTGCACGACAGTCCTAAATGTAAACTGTCATCAGGGCCGAGCCTAGCACTTTACAGGAAAAACCAGCAACTTTAAATAAGACTCCAATTTagatttgaaagaaaacatcaggCACACCCATCAGGTGTGCAACAAAGGTAATGCAATACAATGAATGTGGGAGTGAGGTGGAGAAGATTACAgcctttatttataaaataccTGGAAACTTGTTCTACTCCAGGAGAATAAAAACCAGGTGGCGCTTATTGGTGTGTTAATAATAGAGCCAATCGGAACGCTTCATTCCAGCCAGACCTCATTAACTGACATCATCTGGCAAAAATGTATTCTGGTTTCCGAGATGGAGGCCTGGCAGCACATGTTCAGGGAGGATCAGAAACGTTTTGGAAAACATATGAAGATAGATGTAGTTAAATTACTGTATGTGACTGCCAACATAAACCATGTTGGCTGATTTAAGAGCATTAAAGCGATAAAGCTGGGGTCTATTTAAACTAGACTTGAACTCAATAGAGTGCATAACTCCATCAAGGCCCGGCAATCTCCTTGTTTGGATCTCCTCCAAATTGCAacactcacaaatatcagtccctAATATATGTGTTTCCAATCAAGATCTATAAATTATTTTGAGAAATCgacaaatttgaaataaaagtgtgttgtgaaagaaattcctggatctgcccccggATCCAGATCTGCAGCAACATTTAAAGTGGGTTTaagtagtttttgcttaatcccTCTATGACAGACGGACAGAAGTATGCagattaaaacataacctccttggcagaggttatAAAAGGCACCTGGCAGGATATCTGTATGCCCGTTATATGGAAGAATATGAGACTTAACATCAGGCATTGCTGTGATAGTACTAATGAAATGGTATGACAATTTCAGATCAAGATTTAAGCGACCAAATTCattatggtttattttttcaGAATTTCCAACTACAATTCTATGTTATTACAGAATGCTGCTGTCACAAGCCAGGACTTGATCAGTCGAAAGATCAAAGAATACAACTTGATGAGGTAATTAGGTCTCCACATTTCCCCCATTGGCTCATAGATATTTCTATGCCAACCTGAATGTTAACATTTATCTGTATATTTTTCTTTGCCATTTGTATTGATCAGTGCGCCCAGCAGCAGATCTGAACCTTCCCCCAAAAGCTCCCGCCAGTCCCTCAGCATCAAATCAGCTTTCATGGGAGGGAAAAATGAAGGCAAGAGCCACAGCCCACATTCACCCAAAACAGGAGAGGAGCGAAGGGCGCTGAAAGGTAAACAACGGCTGCTGTTGGTGTAGTAAGAGCGAATTTCTAAACTCATCGGGCTAATTGATATGATGTATAAATGTGCAGATGACTCCAGTCCACCAAGGGACAGAGCTGCTTGGAAAATCGGTATCGCAGGAATGATGAGGAAGCCGTTTGAAAAAAAGACTCCTGCTGGGGTCACATTCGGGGTGCGGCTTGATGACTGTCCAGCTGCACTGACTAACAGGGTGAGTCCCCTTCTCTAATTACCAGTGCAGGGCCTGTTCTGAATTGGCTTGTCCTGTGTTATTGCTAGTTGCAGCTTACCGTAACTGTGAAAACGACCTGCAGTAATTCAGCCGCAGCAAGTAACCTGCTCCTGAACTGAACCTGTTATTTCAAAGTTCCATAAAGCTTGACTCGGTATGCAGACctctgaactggagaatcagtagTCATTGCCGTGAGAATGCTGTTGTCATGATCAACAACGTCACTTAAGTAGACGAGTCCCAGACGCTGCTGctactacacacaaacaccgacattaaaaatatataaacaatttTACCATTGCACTTCTTTGTGCCCTTCACAACAAACATGTGCGAACAAGTTGTGTAACTCCTGTTGTGCTATGTACAGTTTGTTCCTCTGATCGTGGAGGTGTGCTGCAACGTGGTGGAGGAGCGAGGACTGGAGTACACAGGGATCTACAGAGTCCCCGGGAACAACGCTGCCATCTCCAGCATGCAGGAGGAGCTCAACAGCAAAGGCATGAATGACATCGACGTCCAGGAAGATGTGAGTGATTGACAGTCTGGCTGTTAAGCACAGAGTTCCACCTCTTAGCAGGGATTGATTTGTGCTCTAAGGACTGCTTCAACATAACAGCATCTCCTTCTTTTATATCTCGACAGAAATGGCGGGACCTCAATGTCATCAGTAGTTTGCTGAAGTCCTTTTTCCGAAAACTTCCAGACCCTCTGTTTACAAATGGTAGGATGTAATTGTAACCTTGCTGAAATTTATAACAACAAAATCTCCAACAAACCCCTGGATATTGACTTCTTATTATCTGTTCTGTTCGACAGAGAAATATGGTGATTTTATCGAAGCCAACAGAGCAGAAGACACGGTGGAGAGGTTAAAAGAGCTCAAGAGGCTGGTAGGTGAAAATTGaatctgttatttatttgaatagtATTACAATTAGAGGTGGGTGAATTTCAAGATTCTTAGATGCAACTTTTATTAGTTCATATAAAGATCAGCTCTAGGTGTGAGTGATCAGAAAAGCATAGAGTAGACGGAGTAATGCGCCTCGATGCTGGCGGGGCCACCTTGATACAGCAAAGACTAAAGATGCACCTCACAGGTCTAAACTAAATGAATGTCATATCAATATGGAGATCACTGACCACTATTGTACACTGACAGATTTTTGAATTGAAAACCTTATTTTGTAATTTACAGCACACTTGTAATAGCAGTTACTGTCTAGAATACTTTTTTCACAGATCATGAGTGAAGATGCAGCCCTCAAATCACACAATgatctaaaaaaaagaaagaataatgtATAGAAATAAAATTCTCTGATGCATCAAGAATCGTTTTTTTATCATGGAATCGTAGCTGTCTGAATAGAGTAGCCCTCTGTACTAGAAATGAAACGCCAGGTGCCTAGAGATTCCCACCCCTTGTTACAAttagacatgaactctgaaACACTGGTTGTTATTCTCAACTcttgcagatccaggaattaccCGATCATCATTTGGAAACCCTGAGATTCCTCTGTGCTCACCTCAAGAAGGTTTCTGACAACTGTGAAAAGAACAAGGTACGACGGTTAACTGGAGCTGGCAGCGTTAATGTCATTACACAACACCTTCCCCTCCGTGTGAATCCTTTGAGGATTATTTCATTACACCTGATTAACTTGAACTTAATCTGTTCAGATGGAGCCTCGTAATTTGGCCATAGTGTTTGGTCCAACGCTGGTGCGAACCTCTGAGGACAACATGACCAACATGGTCAATCACATGCCGGACCAGTGCAAGATAGTGGAGAACCTTATCCAGCAATATGACTGGTTCTTCACTGAAGACGGTGACGAGGACCCTGTTGTATGTGGCAGTTCATTATCTTTTATTATGCTTAAAATACAAAACTGTCATTGTCTGTTTGATATATAAACATAgttatttaaagctgcactaatcaATATTTTGTAGAAACAATGGCTTAAATTATGCTAATACAGGGGTTCTGCAGGGTCTTAAAAGGTCTGAATTTTAGGTCTTTAAAGAAGTTAAATATGTTTCAATACTCTGACTTAGTTGGTTTTAGTTTATTTGGTCTTAACTGAATTATGCTTTTTATAAAgctttaaaattatttttcatacTTTTATGATAAACTGTTGCAATGGTTGTTTGTAACTATTCTGGGTGTTGTAGTTCATTCTCAGTGATTTTAGATATTGCGCTTtgataaaactacaaacaacaacagcataGAACTGATGACTGATGGTCTACAAATCAGCTCGGTGAGAATCTATCTCCATAAACTCAACTTGGCTCTAGGAAAGAACATTTGAGGATTATTCTCTAGTCCTAGTAGCTGTGGGACTTCAGTATTCCGTCATATGTTATACTTGACTTGAATAAGGAAAATGAAATATCACCTTTAATAGGTCTGACATAGTCttacattaaaaaatgtaaaactgcaaGAAACCCGGTCGTATTTATGAACTCACAGATAACTGTCAACATCTCTCCAGACTGCCCAGAGCATTTGAGAAACACAGCACATTGCTTTAGCATCTAAACCTGAAATGGCAGATGTTTCCCTCATAACGAAGATACCACATTTATTTGATCTCTGAAATAAAATGCAGCTTTAGATAAAAGGCAACTTTTGGCTATTCTCAGTCTTTCCCCTTATGTACTTATTGTGCTATTGTGTAATTTCTCTTCTATCTGCTAATTCCCTCCAATGCGTGGCTCCAGAccacagcagagcaggagagcaCAGTGCATTCTCAGCCTGTGCCCAACATCGACCACCTGCTCTCCAACATTGGACGAACCACAGCGTCGCCGGGCGAAGTCTCAGGTAACCCACCGGGACCTTTTTTCTCAGGACTCACTACTCCTCCGTCACCACAGCAAATATATTTTACCATGATAGTAAATTCTGTATATCATTAATACTCTTAAAGTAGATTacagtgtgaaaatgtgttgtaTAGACTTGTTTACCGATAGAATGTAAGCTGTGTAATTTATGCTTAAGTGAGGAGCATCGTGCCTGTTTTCCTTAATTTTAAATGCAAAGTTTCATTTGTGCTTCTTTTAAAACAagctttttcaatatttttcaaTTTGTACACTTTTAACTATTGAAAAAAATTGTTGAAAAATACTTTGCAATTTGCTTAGCCTTTTCTATTAATTCATTTATTGCCAGATAAAAGtctgttttggtttgttgttgGCGTTTTCCCCCCTAAAGATAAAATTCTTCAACTTTAATTTGTCAATTTCTTTGCTTTactcttttttatgttttcttttgcacaagtcatttttttctccctgtgctTTACCTGTGTTGAGACGACGACTCCTTTTCTTTCagttcttttcttcccctcctcctcgtctctcacATAATCCCTGGCATGTTTCCCAAAGAAAACCTAACAAACTAAAAGAAACAATGGAAGTTTTAACCCTTCTGACCTCTGCCCTTCTGTCTGTAGTGTCCTGTTTTTCTCCCTTATCCTTGTCCAGCACTCACACATTACCCAATCTTGACACAGGCCAAGTGGGCGGCGTCTATCACTCGATGATGTCACTGATGGACTCTGTTTTGTCAGTGGTGGACAGCTGGGACTGTAGGAAGAAGGACGAGTGTTGTGCCCAGTGTAGCTGCCTAGTCTGCAGAAACCCGCAGCTCTATTAAATTTGGGcgaaaggaggaaaaaagataaaaaagaaagaaagagaagtcGATGTTTGTCATTTTTCCTGTGGTGTGCACGTCTCATATTTAAACAAATACCCTAAATTGAGGGGATACAGAGCGATGctgctgttctctctctgaAAGCCCTTCTGCTGTCTCTTGTTGTTTCTTAAGCTGATCGCAAGGACAAGTAGCATGGTACGGTCAACCTCAGGTTCTCTCTCGGCCATGTGGCATATTGTGTCATGATGTCTGAGG is a window encoding:
- the arhgap21b gene encoding rho GTPase-activating protein 21 isoform X2, coding for MMASRWVNSFEEDERQHARASFCENDSPEWRNMADSPAAPNSTEEEPFSWPRPKTLRLRRTSQGFGFTLRHFIVYPPESTMHGFPEEDYGPKAGRQRNRLEPMDTIFVKQVKEGGPAHGAGLCTGDRLVKVNGASIIGKAYCEVISLIQDSGDFLELCVMPKDEDILQLAYSQDAYIRGQSNYSGNACHIPDPPPVCYPRVDCKPTGMAQATDTVGQVCRGPTAPPDHGYRKEITVPPSPPPPQSYPKSQMAVCMRNDSVRTVVVPPDAAHMVRKGPAHRMDFMDPVFARGRPGSLAQYPQHRKADVYPSGPGMVPYGGQVPHYPGNHQNIDWRTYQTYREYIDNKGIHSHGSRTIQERLDSLRTANQTSFGATHHIPRGDWGPKGIRRRSTSHERSYQGPPPHFQIAPRSASQDRVSSAERMGHARNWPPRSVSQDGLVHKARAHSTDYVDPAELVRLNERRGGYVRAEQGMRPSRQSIPRQAMLHRPSVGYSGGMRGAPNPVLYSKGPDSLQARSSPMLSDRPSHFGKSTSAEHSFAEQRVPVKGNHSGRTTKGPSRTRGESMQPVEAGRDATLVGRRSSSTPKQMPQRPSILKPPHLEPQSQVNGRSPTASEVVLREKPPPGKNPSPLRHPSYILAVNDDGADPTADVAACWLPNDARREIHIRRLGEQCHTSCSSNLDESLDSIPFIDEPVSPSVDREATPIPPSAVISVAQSMTTGPSSPGSPCLTIRRQLSHDQESLRSALEESDTASKTERSKSYDEGLDNYQEEGRGRSSSKHMPSFKGLRKALDGHKSSGDSGSRRDSSSDIFADSSKEGLLNLRQFSTDKNKRVSGGMRSWKQMYGVLQGHNLTLYKDRKDALSHVSTQSEEDPLRISIKACLIDISYSDTRRKNVLRLTTSDCEYLFQAEGRDAMLSWIRVIQENSNPDEENAAVTSQDLISRKIKEYNLMSAPSSRSEPSPKSSRQSLSIKSAFMGGKNEGKSHSPHSPKTGEERRALKDDSSPPRDRAAWKIGIAGMMRKPFEKKTPAGVTFGVRLDDCPAALTNRFVPLIVEVCCNVVEERGLEYTGIYRVPGNNAAISSMQEELNSKGMNDIDVQEDKWRDLNVISSLLKSFFRKLPDPLFTNEKYGDFIEANRAEDTVERLKELKRLIQELPDHHLETLRFLCAHLKKVSDNCEKNKMEPRNLAIVFGPTLVRTSEDNMTNMVNHMPDQCKIVENLIQQYDWFFTEDGDEDPVTTAEQESTVHSQPVPNIDHLLSNIGRTTASPGEVSDSACSDSSKAKGLWGSGKDQCSKEMLRSSFFASRKRKKPKDKMHPSSSDDDLDGVFIKKELPEESQQQPLWSPDRRTEEEETDETSEKERHSSEEQLDKSSRKESLSSSLMSQTSLSLHPEHISSTLRSGSPYTSPPHSPNLSYRMPLAHQSSLSDPPSNYDDTVSDLGTMNSTSSQASVPRVRRGRTVALGQEAGPSGLGAEVCSITSDYSTTSSMTFLTGAEISTLSPEVQSVAESRGGDDADDERSELISEGRPMETDSESDLSVFTVGKSDQRELQEAQRPLASHRLIECDTLSRKKAAKQKTDSESSLEGARSDKDSNRLSRVLVSAKGISTGSLSSSSRSELDKTEPAWKLKITDRLKVRLRTSVDDMFGVGSQRSRSPEGRSKKKNIRRRHTMGGQRDFAELSVLGDWPQHICSGSRSELSAVDRLKPKCTSQDFSIGDWIARERHRTSNPEVSLDFPEQQGGLCSSNCQNRRASSSSELPHRPAEVVNGDVPQSKNLSLSATAHPHKLASSQVVHSRFYQYL